The genomic segment AAAAGGTTCAATTGCATTCATAATTTGCGCTAAGCAAATGCCGCCACTTGAAGGTGGAGACATAGAAATTATCTTTAAATCGTCATACGTAAAAGTAACAGGAGTTCTCCATTTTGCTTCGTATTTTGCCAAGTCTTCAAGCGTTATAATTCCACCATTTGCTTGTATAAAAGTAACCAAACGTTTGGCGGTTTCTCCTTTGTAAAATTCGTCTCGTCCATTTTTTTGAATTCTGGTTAAAGTTTTTGCCAATTCAGGATATTTTATAGTGTCATTTTCTTTCCAACTTTTATTAAAAACAATAGAATCTTTGTTTGCTTCTAAAAACGAAGATTGGTAATATTTAATTCTTTTTTCTTGTTTAGCTGTTACTACAACTCCTTTTTTGGCAAGCTTAATTACAGGTTCTAAAATTTCTTCCATCGATAATGTTCCGAATTTTCTATGCACTTCGAAAACGCCAGCAACTGTCCCAGGAATTCCTACAGCCATGGCTCCCAATGTGCTTTTATTAGGGATTACATTTTCTTGAGCGTCTAAAAACATATTTTTAGAAGAAGCCAAAGGCGCTTTTTCTCTATAATCTAAAGCACCAATTTCTCCACTGTTTTTTCGATACACCATAAAACCACCACCACCAATATTTCCTGCATAAGGATATGCAACTGCCAAAGCCAATTCTGTAGCAACCATGGCATCGAAAGCATTTCCACCTTTTTTTAATATTTGAGCACCAATTTTAGAAGCTTCTTCTCTTGCAGAAACCACCATGGCTTTTTCGGTTATTTTGCCAATAACTCTTTCTTTTTTTTCTGATGTTTTACAGGAAGTTATTAGTAAAGAAAGGAATAGGAATGTTATAAAGATGTTTTTTGTTTTCATAATTGAATAGTTTATTAAGTTCTCGACTGCGCTCGAACAGACATTAATATTTTAATTCAAATAATTTCTGATTAGAAAATTCTATTAAATCTTTAAAAAAGAGTGTAAAATCTTCTTGTAATTCTTGTTCTAATTTTCGTAAATCTTCAATGGCTAAATTCATTTGAGATTTCCCTTTAGTTCTTGCATTTACGCCATTTAAAACTTTTTGAATTCCCTCTTTAAACTGATAATTGTATAGAATATTATATTCAATCATATATTTGATAAAGCTTTGAGATTTTAAAGGTAATTCAGGAGATTTTTTAGAAAACAATTTATTAATTGAATCTGTATACACATTCAAAGGAATTGCTGAATAATCTGCCCAATTTTTTGCTAAAAAGTAATCGTAAAAAATGTCGATAATTACACCATCATAATGTCTGTAGCGTTTGTGTAATCTGCGTTTGCTTTTTCTTACAATTTCGTGTGCATCTGTAAATGTATCTATTGCTCTGTGTAAGAAAATTCCTTGCTGAATTTCTTTTGAAAAATTCTTGTAATTATTTCCTCTAATATGATCTGCAATAAAATTGCCAATCATAATATTGGTATTGTTTTGTGAAAGGTATAAATGGGCGAGGAAGTTCATAATAGTAAATGTAAAGAAAAAAGGTCGTCTAAAAATTAATTTTTAGACGACCTTTTTTCTTTTATAAAAATTCTCAAAATAAATCTAGTTATTCAACATCACTGGCATTACCAACATAGTAATTTTTTCACCTTCATCAGTTCCATCAATTGGCGTTAAAATTCCTGCTCTGTTTGGTAACGACATTTCAATTAAAACTTCGTTAGAACTTAAATTGTTTAACATTTCACTTAAAAAACGAGAGTTGAATCCAATTTGCATATCATCACCTTGATAATCGCAACTTAAACGCTCGTTTGCTTTATTGGCAAAGTCTAAATCTTCCGCAGAAATATTTAGTTCTGTACCCGCCATTTTCAAACGAATTTGGTGTGTAGTTTTACTTGAGAAAATAGAAACACGTCTTACAGAATTTAAGAAAGAACCTCTATCTACTGTTAATTTATTCGGGTTTTCCTTTGGAATAACAGCTTCGTAATTTGGATATTTTCCATCAATTAAACGACAAACCAACACCACATTATCAAACGTGAATTTTGCATTTGCGTCATTATATTCAATCGTTACATCGCTATCAGAGCCCCCTAAAATTCCTTTTAATAAATTTAAAGGTTTCTTGGGCATAATAAATTCTGCAGTTTGGTCTGCAGTAACATCTGTTCTGGAATATTTAACCAATTTATGAGCATCAGTAGCCACAAACGTTAAACTTTGAGAACTAAACTGAAAGAAAACGCCACTCATAACTGGGCGCAAATCATCATTACCAGCTGCGAAAATCGTTTTCGAAATGGCAGTTCCTAAAATATGTGCAGGAACAACAGTTTGGCTTGGAGATGGTAAAGAAACCGCTTTCGGAAATTCATCTCCACCAAAATAAGCCATGTCGTATTTTCCTTGGTCAGAGCTAATTTCAATGGTGTTGTCTCCTTCCGTTTTAAATGTTAAAGGTTGGTCTGGAAACGTCTTTAAAGTATCTAACAATAAACGCGCAGAAACAGCAATAGAACCTTCGCTATTACTTTCTACATCTACCACAGAACTCATTGTCGTTTCTAAATCTGATGCAGAAACTTTTAGTTGGTTTTCAGACAATTCAAACAAAAAATTGTCTAAAATTGGTAATGTATTATTACTATTTATAACGCCACCTAAAACCTGTAATTGTTTTAATAATTGCGAACTCGATACAATAAATTTCATTGATTTTCTTATCTTAATTAGTATTACAAATATAACCTTAATATGTTATTCTGAAAATTAATTTATCAACAGGTTATGAGCAATTTTATTGATGATTTTAAAAACGTTATAATTATGTTAATTCGCCTATTTTGGTTGATAAAAAAAGTACATTTGTTTGCTTGCATGTTTTCTTTTTAAAAAAGATAATGTCTCTTTGAACATTACTGAAATAAAAAGATTTTTTATTAAAAATAACAAACGTAGTTCTTGAGAGGTTTTATTTAGGTCTCGACTACGTTCGTCCTAAATATATTTACTACTTACTATCAAAATATTAAAATGAAGAAATTCTTATTTTTTGTATCAGTATTTTTACTGATTTCTACTAATATATTTGCACAAAAACCAGCCAAATTAAACTCGAATCAAATTTATGAGAAAGTTCAAAAACTAAACTTTTTAGGAACTGCTTTATACATTGCTGCGCATCCAGATGATGAAAATACACGTTTAATTGCTTATTTAGCCAACAACGTAAAAGCAAGAACTGGTTATTTATCTTTAACAAGAGGAGATGGAGGCCAGAATTTAATTGGCCCAGAAATTAGAGAATTGTTAGGTGTAATTCGAACGCAAGAATTATTGGCAGCAAGAAGAGTAGATGGAGGAGAACAATTATTTACGAGAGCCAACGATTTTGGCTATTCTAAACACCCAGATGAAACCTTAAAAATTTGGAATAAAAATGAGGTTTTAAGCGATGTTGTTTGGGCAATTCGAACCTTTAAACCAGATGTAATTATCAATAGATTTGATCATAGAACTCCAGGAACCACACATGGGCATCACACAAGTTCTGCCATTTTAAGTGTAGAGGCTTTTGATAAAGTTGGCGATAAAACACAATTTCCAGAACAATTAAAATATACAGAAACCTGGCAACCAAAAAGACTTTTTTTTAATACATCTTCTTGGTTTTATAGAGATAAAGAGAAGTTTAAAGAAATTGCAAAAGATTTTACAAAATTTAACATCGGTGTTTATTATCCGCTAAAAGGCTTGTCTAACAACGAATTAGCGTCCATAGCAAGTAGCCAGCACTTGTGCCAAGGTTTTGGAAGATTAACAACAAGAGGAACTCAAACTGAATATGTAGAATTTCTAAAAGGCGACAAACCAAAAGATAAAAACGATATTTTTTCAGGAATTAATACCACTTGGAATCGTGTAGAAAGTGGAGGAGAAATTGGCGATATTTTATACGAAGTTGAAGAAAAATTCGATTTTGTAAATCCGTCTAAACATTTACCAATGTTGCTGGAAGCCTATCAGAAGATACAGAAATTAAAAGATAATCATTGGAAAAAAATTAAAGAAAAACAAATTTTAGAAGTTATAGAAGCTTGTGCAGGTTTGTATTTAGAAGCTTCTGCAGTAAGCTCGTCAGGAACGCCAAATTCTTCAATAGAAATTAATTTTGAAGCCTTAAATAGAAGCGATTTTCCAATTGAATTAACATCCATTATTTCTACAATTGATGGAAAAAAGATCGCTAAAAATATTGATTTAGAAAGTAATAAAAAATCAAATTTTAAAGAAACCATTCAATTAAAAACAAATACTTATTCAGACCCATATTGGTTGCGTGAAAATGCTTTTTTGGGAATGTACAAAGTAAAGAATCAGTTATTAATTGGAAAACCAGAAACACCAAGGCCAGCGAAAATTACATTCAATTTAATGATGGAAAATGTGCCTGTTTCCATCACAAAAGACGTGGTAAGAAGGTATGCAGAAAGAGATAAAGGAGAGATTTACGAACCTTTTGAAATTTTGCCCAAAGTAACCACAAAACTAAAAGATAAAGTAATTATTTTTTCTGAGGATGTTCCTCAAAAAGTGGTCGTAGAAGTTAGGGCAGGAGAGAATAATGTTGCAGGAAAAGTACATTTAAAACTACCTACAAATTGGAAAGTTTCACCAAAAGAAATCAATTTTAAAATTCAGCAAAAAAACGACAAACAAACCATTGAGTTTTTAGTAAATCCACCTAAAAAACAATCAGAAGGAAAGTTAGAAGTTATTGCAACCTCCAAAGGTAAAAACTTTACTAAAGAATTGGTGGAAATTAAATACAATCACATTCCAAAACAATCGGTTTTATTAAATTCTGAAGCAAAAATTGTTCGTTTAAATATTAAAAAAGTTGGAAATAATATTGGTTATATCAAAGGAGCAGGAGATACTGTTCCAGAAAATTTACGTCAGATTGGTTATACAGTAGAAGAAATTAATCCGTTAGAAATAAATGCTGAAAATTTACAGAAATACGACGCCATTGTTTTGGGAATTAGAGCCTATAATGTGGTAAAAGAATTAAAATTCAAACAAAAATATTTGTTGGAATTTGTAAAAAATGGCGGAAATATGATTGTGCAATACAACACCAATAGAGGTGTAGATGTGGCACCACCATTTCCTTTAAAATTATCGAGAGATAGAGTTACAGACGAATTTGCAGAAGTAAGAATATTAGATAAAAACAACCCCTTACTAAACTTTCCGAATAAAATAACAGAAGAAGATTTTAAAGGTTGGGTACAAGAAAGAGGTTTGTATTTCCCCAATTCTTGGGATGCGAATTTCACCCCAATTTTATCGATGAATGATAAAGGAGAAACATCTAAAAACGGAAGTTTATTAATTGCAAAATACGGAAAAGGAAATTATATATACACAGGTTTAAGTTTCTTTAGAGAATTGCCAGCAGGAGTTTCTGGTGCGTATAAATTGTTTGCGAATATGTTGTCTGTAGGGAAAAAATAGTTTCAAAACTATAGAATTTCAAAGCTTCAAAGTTGCAAAAGGTTTAAATAAAGTTAAAAAGAATTCAATTAGATTATTTACAATTCAACTTTTTAACAATTACACAATATTTATGAAAGAACAAAAATACGTTTGGAAAAAAGTTTACACGCTGGTTTTGGTGGCAAATTTGGTGTATTTAATTGCGTTTTATTTAATTACTAATTATTTTACTGTTTAGTTATGGAAGTAGCAGATAAATTAGCCACAGTAGATTGGATTGTGCTCTCGATAACACTTTTATTTATAGTAACTTATGGAACCTATGTAACG from the Polaribacter cellanae genome contains:
- the ggt gene encoding gamma-glutamyltransferase, translated to MKTKNIFITFLFLSLLITSCKTSEKKERVIGKITEKAMVVSAREEASKIGAQILKKGGNAFDAMVATELALAVAYPYAGNIGGGGFMVYRKNSGEIGALDYREKAPLASSKNMFLDAQENVIPNKSTLGAMAVGIPGTVAGVFEVHRKFGTLSMEEILEPVIKLAKKGVVVTAKQEKRIKYYQSSFLEANKDSIVFNKSWKENDTIKYPELAKTLTRIQKNGRDEFYKGETAKRLVTFIQANGGIITLEDLAKYEAKWRTPVTFTYDDLKIISMSPPSSGGICLAQIMNAIEPFDLDKFGHNSVKTIQVIVEAERRAYADRSHFLGDPDFVTIPQKELISKAYSAKRMANFSFDKATLSSDVSHGTIKIIESDETTHYSIVDQFGNAISATTTINGGYGSKLYCSDLGFFLNNEMDDFSSKPGVPNMFGLVGAKANEIAPEKRMLSSMTPTILEKNGKLHMVVGTPGGSTIITSVLQTILNVHEFKMSMQEAVNAPRFHHQWLPDEIKMEPNSFNENIKSELIKLGYTLDETNSPVIGKVAAILVLKNGHLEGGADKRGDDSASGF
- a CDS encoding ACP phosphodiesterase → MNFLAHLYLSQNNTNIMIGNFIADHIRGNNYKNFSKEIQQGIFLHRAIDTFTDAHEIVRKSKRRLHKRYRHYDGVIIDIFYDYFLAKNWADYSAIPLNVYTDSINKLFSKKSPELPLKSQSFIKYMIEYNILYNYQFKEGIQKVLNGVNARTKGKSQMNLAIEDLRKLEQELQEDFTLFFKDLIEFSNQKLFELKY
- the dnaN gene encoding DNA polymerase III subunit beta; translated protein: MKFIVSSSQLLKQLQVLGGVINSNNTLPILDNFLFELSENQLKVSASDLETTMSSVVDVESNSEGSIAVSARLLLDTLKTFPDQPLTFKTEGDNTIEISSDQGKYDMAYFGGDEFPKAVSLPSPSQTVVPAHILGTAISKTIFAAGNDDLRPVMSGVFFQFSSQSLTFVATDAHKLVKYSRTDVTADQTAEFIMPKKPLNLLKGILGGSDSDVTIEYNDANAKFTFDNVVLVCRLIDGKYPNYEAVIPKENPNKLTVDRGSFLNSVRRVSIFSSKTTHQIRLKMAGTELNISAEDLDFANKANERLSCDYQGDDMQIGFNSRFLSEMLNNLSSNEVLIEMSLPNRAGILTPIDGTDEGEKITMLVMPVMLNN
- a CDS encoding PIG-L family deacetylase, giving the protein MKKFLFFVSVFLLISTNIFAQKPAKLNSNQIYEKVQKLNFLGTALYIAAHPDDENTRLIAYLANNVKARTGYLSLTRGDGGQNLIGPEIRELLGVIRTQELLAARRVDGGEQLFTRANDFGYSKHPDETLKIWNKNEVLSDVVWAIRTFKPDVIINRFDHRTPGTTHGHHTSSAILSVEAFDKVGDKTQFPEQLKYTETWQPKRLFFNTSSWFYRDKEKFKEIAKDFTKFNIGVYYPLKGLSNNELASIASSQHLCQGFGRLTTRGTQTEYVEFLKGDKPKDKNDIFSGINTTWNRVESGGEIGDILYEVEEKFDFVNPSKHLPMLLEAYQKIQKLKDNHWKKIKEKQILEVIEACAGLYLEASAVSSSGTPNSSIEINFEALNRSDFPIELTSIISTIDGKKIAKNIDLESNKKSNFKETIQLKTNTYSDPYWLRENAFLGMYKVKNQLLIGKPETPRPAKITFNLMMENVPVSITKDVVRRYAERDKGEIYEPFEILPKVTTKLKDKVIIFSEDVPQKVVVEVRAGENNVAGKVHLKLPTNWKVSPKEINFKIQQKNDKQTIEFLVNPPKKQSEGKLEVIATSKGKNFTKELVEIKYNHIPKQSVLLNSEAKIVRLNIKKVGNNIGYIKGAGDTVPENLRQIGYTVEEINPLEINAENLQKYDAIVLGIRAYNVVKELKFKQKYLLEFVKNGGNMIVQYNTNRGVDVAPPFPLKLSRDRVTDEFAEVRILDKNNPLLNFPNKITEEDFKGWVQERGLYFPNSWDANFTPILSMNDKGETSKNGSLLIAKYGKGNYIYTGLSFFRELPAGVSGAYKLFANMLSVGKK